From Novosphingobium resinovorum, the proteins below share one genomic window:
- a CDS encoding CoA pyrophosphatase has protein sequence MSALYDKVSRRLEAGHADAPPRLWSDPRIHDIARFTPAAVLIAITERERPGILLLHRPSNMRAHPGQIAFPGGRIDPGEDAVEAALREANEELGIRTGDVRVIGTSDVYRTGSGYEITPVVGIVPPDLEIRPNPAEVAQWFEVPVDFVLDPANQATRNVEFEGRRHSFIEIVWNDTRQDHVIWGVTGAILHNLAGRLNWLERSSNA, from the coding sequence ATGAGCGCATTGTACGATAAGGTTTCTCGCCGCCTCGAGGCGGGCCACGCCGACGCGCCGCCGCGCCTGTGGAGCGATCCGCGCATCCACGACATTGCGCGGTTCACCCCCGCCGCCGTGCTTATCGCCATAACCGAGCGCGAGCGTCCCGGTATACTGCTGCTCCATCGGCCTTCGAACATGCGCGCGCACCCGGGCCAGATCGCCTTTCCCGGCGGCCGCATCGACCCCGGCGAAGATGCCGTCGAGGCAGCCCTTCGTGAAGCGAACGAGGAACTCGGCATCCGCACCGGCGACGTCCGCGTCATCGGCACCAGCGACGTCTACCGCACCGGCAGCGGCTACGAGATCACGCCGGTCGTCGGGATCGTCCCCCCCGATCTCGAAATCCGGCCCAACCCCGCCGAAGTCGCGCAGTGGTTCGAGGTTCCGGTCGATTTCGTGCTCGATCCCGCCAACCAGGCGACCCGCAATGTAGAGTTCGAGGGGCGTCGCCACAGTTTCATCGAGATCGTCTGGAACGACACCCGCCAGGACCACGTCATCTGGGGTGTCACCGGGGCTATCCTCCACAACCTTGCCGGTCGCCTGAACTGGCTCGAAAGATCCTCGAATGCCTGA
- a CDS encoding GNAT family N-acetyltransferase, translated as MTQIHSEAATIIPLDNVDPALVEALLDAAFEPERHKRTAYKVREGTDWLPALSFAALDASEMLVGTIQCWPVALNTPEGRPFPMIMVGPVAVMPGHQGMGYGQALMSTSMASIDDRAPLPQVMIGDPEYYGRFWGFSNEGTEGWELPGPFERRRLLVRCANIAVLPERGMLGPWLR; from the coding sequence ATGACCCAGATCCATTCCGAAGCCGCCACGATCATTCCGCTCGACAATGTCGATCCCGCGCTCGTCGAAGCGCTGCTCGACGCCGCGTTCGAGCCGGAGCGCCACAAGCGTACGGCCTACAAAGTACGTGAAGGCACGGACTGGCTGCCGGCGCTCAGCTTTGCCGCGCTCGACGCCTCCGAGATGCTGGTCGGCACGATCCAGTGCTGGCCGGTCGCGCTCAACACGCCCGAAGGGCGTCCCTTCCCGATGATCATGGTCGGCCCGGTCGCGGTGATGCCCGGCCATCAGGGCATGGGCTATGGTCAGGCTTTGATGTCGACCAGCATGGCCAGCATCGACGACCGCGCGCCGCTGCCGCAGGTCATGATCGGCGATCCCGAGTATTACGGCCGCTTCTGGGGCTTTTCCAACGAGGGCACCGAGGGCTGGGAACTGCCCGGACCGTTCGAACGGCGCCGTCTGCTGGTGCGCTGCGCCAACATCGCCGTTCTGCCCGAGCGCGGCATGCTGGGTCCTTGGCTCCGCTGA
- a CDS encoding DUF1285 domain-containing protein: MPYEPPPELAALSLDEVARLVAARKLPPVDQWSPAETGDSEMRIAADGRWFHQGGEIRRPAMVRAFASLLTCDADGQHWLVTPVQKLSIEVEDAAFIAIDVKREGGTLAFRLNTDDLVIAGPDHPITAEGDTETPALYVAVRHGTRARLNRSTYAQLAEIALESDDLSVTSNGARFALVPA, encoded by the coding sequence ATGCCTTATGAACCTCCCCCCGAACTTGCCGCGCTGAGCCTGGACGAGGTGGCCAGGCTGGTCGCCGCGCGCAAACTCCCGCCGGTCGATCAGTGGTCGCCCGCCGAGACCGGCGACAGCGAGATGCGCATCGCCGCCGACGGCCGCTGGTTTCATCAGGGCGGCGAGATCCGCCGGCCGGCGATGGTCCGCGCCTTCGCCTCGCTGCTGACTTGTGACGCAGACGGGCAGCACTGGCTGGTCACGCCGGTCCAGAAGCTCTCCATCGAAGTCGAGGATGCGGCGTTTATCGCGATCGACGTCAAGCGCGAGGGGGGCACCCTCGCCTTCCGCCTGAACACCGACGACCTCGTCATTGCAGGGCCGGACCACCCGATCACGGCGGAGGGCGATACCGAGACACCCGCGCTGTACGTCGCGGTCCGCCATGGCACGCGTGCGAGGCTCAATCGCAGCACTTACGCGCAACTGGCGGAGATCGCGCTGGAAAGCGACGATCTGTCGGTGACGAGCAACGGCGCCCGCTTCGCGCTGGTCCCCGCATGA